Proteins encoded in a region of the Haloarcula sp. CBA1129 genome:
- a CDS encoding cold-shock protein gives MAEGTVDFFNDTGGYGFIETDDADEDVFFHMEDVGGPDLEEGQEVEFDIEQADKGPRATNLTRL, from the coding sequence ATGGCGGAAGGCACTGTCGACTTCTTCAATGACACTGGTGGCTACGGCTTCATCGAAACCGACGATGCGGACGAAGACGTCTTCTTCCACATGGAAGACGTCGGCGGCCCTGACCTCGAAGAGGGGCAGGAAGTCGAGTTCGACATCGAGCAAGCGGACAAGGGTCCGCGAGCGACCAATCTCACGCGACTGTAA
- a CDS encoding nucleotidyltransferase family protein — protein sequence MDGVVLAAGEGTRMRPLTADKPKAMVEVAGTPLLTHCFDTLLSVGVDRLVVVIGYRGDDIVAHYGERYRDTPIAYVRQNEQLGLAHALEQARSAVDGTFVVLNGDNVCRANLGDAVERHRETDASATLLVEDVSRAEAKTTGVVMTDETGRVTGLVEKPSDPPSTLVTRGFFVFEPAIGHACALTQPSERGEYELPDAIDLLLSAGHRVEAVELDGWCHNVNEPGDIDAVERRLD from the coding sequence ATGGACGGCGTCGTACTCGCTGCTGGCGAAGGGACGCGGATGCGACCGCTCACTGCGGACAAACCGAAAGCCATGGTCGAGGTCGCTGGAACGCCGCTATTGACACACTGTTTCGACACGCTGCTGTCTGTCGGCGTCGACCGTCTGGTCGTCGTCATCGGCTACCGCGGCGACGACATCGTGGCCCACTATGGAGAGCGATACCGGGACACACCGATAGCGTACGTCCGGCAGAACGAACAGTTGGGACTGGCTCACGCGCTCGAACAGGCTCGCTCTGCTGTCGACGGGACCTTTGTCGTGCTGAACGGCGACAACGTCTGCCGGGCGAATCTGGGTGATGCGGTCGAGCGCCACCGCGAAACCGACGCCAGCGCGACGCTGCTTGTCGAAGACGTGTCGCGGGCCGAGGCCAAGACCACCGGCGTTGTCATGACGGACGAGACGGGACGAGTGACCGGGCTCGTAGAGAAGCCGTCGGACCCGCCGTCGACGCTGGTCACGCGGGGCTTTTTCGTGTTCGAACCGGCTATCGGCCACGCCTGCGCGCTGACACAGCCCTCAGAGCGAGGCGAGTACGAACTCCCCGACGCAATCGACCTGTTGCTGAGTGCCGGTCATCGCGTCGAGGCGGTCGAACTCGACGGCTGGTGTCACAACGTCAACGAGCCGGGCGATATCGACGCGGTCGAGCGACGGCTGGACTGA
- a CDS encoding sodium:calcium antiporter yields the protein MTILDAAGFLGGLGLLLVGADRTVRSAAELALYYGVSTFFVGVTVVSVGTSIPEMTTSVYAATYGAGDLLVGNIVGSETAQITLAIGIVAFISPISAERRNVLVYGGAMVLAMIIMILTLEDGITRSEGLLMMLAYLMFIHDIYSNEGGEEIAEEVIGDEEPPARVVPQIALGIGLVIVGGHLLVTNGVAIATVAGIPEYLVGILTGLGTTAPEIAVASIAAHEGREGISVGSLLGSNITDPVFSLGIGALVADVTLADPGAVVASVTYMLVVSLAVLGLLYWRRGIDRRNALVCVLLYLPSLALF from the coding sequence ATGACGATCCTCGACGCCGCGGGCTTTCTGGGCGGACTGGGGCTCCTCCTCGTCGGCGCGGACAGGACGGTGCGGTCGGCGGCCGAACTCGCCCTGTACTACGGCGTCTCCACCTTCTTCGTCGGCGTCACCGTCGTTTCGGTCGGCACGTCGATCCCGGAGATGACTACCTCTGTGTACGCCGCGACATACGGGGCCGGCGATCTACTCGTGGGAAATATCGTCGGCTCCGAGACGGCACAGATAACGCTCGCCATCGGTATCGTGGCGTTCATCTCCCCTATCTCCGCAGAGCGACGGAACGTCTTGGTCTACGGCGGCGCGATGGTGCTCGCCATGATTATCATGATCCTCACCTTGGAAGACGGTATCACCCGCTCCGAGGGGCTGTTGATGATGCTTGCCTATCTCATGTTCATCCACGACATCTACTCCAACGAGGGCGGCGAGGAGATAGCCGAGGAGGTCATCGGAGACGAGGAACCGCCGGCGCGGGTGGTACCACAGATTGCACTGGGCATCGGGCTCGTGATAGTCGGCGGTCACCTACTGGTGACCAACGGGGTCGCCATCGCGACGGTCGCGGGCATTCCCGAGTATCTCGTCGGCATCCTGACCGGTCTGGGAACGACGGCCCCGGAGATCGCTGTCGCCAGCATCGCCGCCCACGAGGGTCGCGAGGGCATCTCCGTCGGGTCGCTGCTCGGCAGCAACATCACCGACCCAGTGTTTTCCCTCGGTATCGGCGCGCTGGTCGCGGACGTCACGCTGGCCGACCCGGGAGCCGTCGTCGCGTCCGTGACCTACATGCTGGTCGTCTCGCTCGCCGTCCTCGGACTGCTGTACTGGCGGCGAGGCATCGACCGCCGAAACGCGCTCGTCTGTGTGCTCCTGTATCTCCCGTCACTTGCGCTGTTCTGA
- a CDS encoding DUF4864 domain-containing protein, producing the protein MTRSRAVRLGVVCAVAFLAGCGALFGGGQSPADPTITPATVPTDESEATGTTGEYWGNVSVDANGSVVTQPRVLELRPNCERPPGLVVHIQVLALQNNDPATNAGINTTWQFASPSNRDLTGPYSNFVRTIESGFEPLLNATGVRYGPLDRDGDTATQPVTVVDANGTTTSYRWTVEKQTAGPYEGCWMTAGVAPA; encoded by the coding sequence ATGACACGGTCCCGCGCCGTTCGGCTGGGAGTGGTCTGCGCCGTCGCGTTCCTAGCCGGGTGCGGGGCGCTGTTCGGTGGCGGGCAGTCACCGGCCGACCCGACGATAACGCCCGCCACCGTGCCGACGGACGAGTCGGAAGCGACGGGGACGACGGGCGAGTACTGGGGGAACGTCTCCGTCGACGCCAACGGGTCAGTCGTGACACAGCCGCGGGTCCTCGAACTGCGACCGAACTGCGAACGGCCGCCGGGGCTCGTCGTCCACATTCAGGTACTGGCGCTGCAGAACAACGACCCGGCGACGAACGCCGGAATCAACACGACTTGGCAGTTCGCGTCGCCATCGAACCGAGACCTGACGGGACCGTACTCGAACTTCGTCCGGACCATCGAAAGTGGGTTCGAGCCGCTCCTGAACGCGACGGGGGTGCGGTACGGGCCACTCGACCGCGACGGCGACACCGCGACACAGCCGGTGACGGTCGTCGACGCGAACGGGACGACGACAAGCTACCGGTGGACGGTCGAAAAGCAGACAGCAGGGCCCTACGAGGGCTGCTGGATGACGGCAGGCGTCGCGCCGGCCTAG
- a CDS encoding DUF429 domain-containing protein → MAEPLYVGVDRSDESWVAVAFTGDGFDHASVFDSIGACWSAYEERARRILAGVPIGLVESGEPDRRCDELARSVLGERSGAVRTPPVREATRKQRYSTANRVHKRKSGHDLSEQAFERSDSIARVDELLQELPEAAAVIRESHPEVCFRAFGGEPLSFSKHTAGGYAERMRILAHYDRDAAPTVQKAAEATGGAAVAVHDVLDAVALAYTAQPGDGELYTLPPEPPRDAAGLPMEVVYRAASPLVKQ, encoded by the coding sequence ATGGCCGAACCGCTGTACGTCGGTGTCGACCGGAGTGACGAGTCTTGGGTCGCTGTCGCGTTCACCGGCGACGGCTTCGACCACGCGTCGGTGTTCGACAGTATCGGTGCGTGCTGGTCAGCCTACGAGGAGCGTGCTCGGCGGATTCTGGCCGGGGTGCCGATTGGACTCGTGGAGTCGGGCGAGCCGGACCGCCGGTGTGACGAACTCGCTCGGTCGGTGCTCGGTGAGCGGAGCGGGGCGGTTCGGACGCCGCCGGTGCGAGAGGCGACCCGGAAACAGCGCTACTCGACAGCCAACCGCGTCCACAAGCGCAAAAGCGGGCACGACCTCTCCGAGCAGGCGTTCGAACGCAGCGACAGCATTGCCCGGGTCGATGAACTCCTGCAGGAACTGCCCGAAGCCGCCGCTGTTATTCGGGAGTCCCACCCGGAGGTCTGTTTCCGAGCGTTTGGCGGCGAGCCGCTTAGCTTCTCGAAGCACACTGCTGGAGGCTACGCTGAGCGGATGCGGATTCTCGCACACTACGACCGCGACGCCGCGCCGACAGTCCAGAAAGCCGCCGAAGCGACCGGTGGGGCGGCGGTGGCCGTCCACGATGTGCTGGACGCCGTCGCTCTCGCGTATACGGCGCAACCGGGCGACGGGGAGTTGTACACGCTACCGCCCGAGCCACCGCGAGATGCGGCAGGGCTGCCGATGGAGGTTGTCTATCGAGCGGCGTCGCCACTGGTCAAACAGTGA
- a CDS encoding carbohydrate ABC transporter permease has translation MSTVSRAADRIESVPFLTRDDASLLLVLPGLFVFSAFMLFPVLYLLGISFTNAEPANLFAGEGVVAVLTFGDALFVGLENYVDVLTDGQFWNSFGVTWLFVATSVTLKIGASLAIALIVTSELVRGKRVLRSLIIFPMGLPPIFTITVWRGIFSSAEFGLMNQLLTALGASSVAWLSGRWTAFVAYNVTEAWLAYPFMVIITVSALQDVPEELHEAAVVDGAGFLARFAHITLPSIKRPVLFASILTSAASFQQFLIPFVFNQGGPARANELIVVYGYREALSFQQYGRGAAISIIALVFIGAFMWLNVKKGKLADGVND, from the coding sequence ATGAGTACGGTTTCACGAGCGGCGGACCGGATCGAGTCGGTCCCGTTTCTGACGCGGGACGACGCGTCGTTACTGCTAGTGCTCCCGGGACTGTTCGTCTTCTCGGCGTTCATGCTGTTCCCGGTCCTCTATCTGCTGGGTATCTCCTTTACCAACGCCGAGCCGGCCAACCTGTTCGCCGGCGAGGGCGTCGTCGCCGTGCTCACGTTCGGCGACGCGCTGTTCGTCGGGCTGGAGAACTACGTCGACGTGCTGACCGACGGCCAGTTCTGGAACTCCTTCGGCGTCACATGGCTGTTCGTCGCTACGAGCGTCACGCTCAAAATCGGGGCGAGCCTAGCCATCGCGCTCATCGTGACAAGCGAACTCGTCCGCGGCAAGCGCGTCCTTCGCTCGCTCATCATCTTCCCGATGGGGCTGCCGCCGATTTTCACCATCACCGTGTGGCGCGGCATCTTCAGCTCCGCCGAGTTCGGGCTGATGAACCAACTGCTGACCGCGCTCGGAGCAAGTTCCGTCGCGTGGCTGTCGGGCCGCTGGACCGCCTTCGTCGCGTACAACGTCACGGAAGCGTGGCTGGCGTATCCGTTCATGGTCATCATCACCGTTAGCGCGCTACAGGACGTACCCGAGGAACTCCACGAGGCGGCCGTCGTCGACGGCGCGGGCTTTCTCGCTCGCTTCGCTCACATCACGCTCCCGTCGATCAAGCGACCCGTGCTGTTTGCGTCTATCCTGACCTCAGCGGCGTCGTTCCAGCAGTTCCTCATTCCGTTCGTGTTCAACCAAGGCGGCCCGGCACGAGCGAACGAACTCATCGTCGTCTATGGCTATCGCGAGGCGCTGTCGTTCCAGCAGTACGGTCGCGGTGCGGCTATCAGCATCATCGCACTCGTGTTCATCGGCGCGTTCATGTGGCTCAACGTCAAGAAAGGTAAACTCGCCGACGGGGTGAACGACTGA
- a CDS encoding sugar ABC transporter permease, producing the protein MLLSTIARKLGNDIKTFATMPARTVRKWSYTVQAVRRGELPASEVLKVILSTIGATLVVLALLFPIYWILMAALSGSGSSLYTSESFSLLPSNPTVKPFIWVIGDLIVPSYSISAAIPFTDLAFVFQTPGIEILDASDYGVDRPSEFKRFLWNSLMVAIPTVLIAMSLIIPAAYALSRREFLFRRKVLFLYVLMTQVGGGLGVALLIGMYALYVQFGINDSKLALAVYYAATAVPFNTWLLKTYMDGIPVSYEEAAVVDGAPPWRVVTEVIIPMSTAGLATVFIFVFLTGWTEFVVAQTLLGTENYTLPVGLYAMVDEYSIPWARFSAFALSFASPIMLAYLFAQRYIEGGLSFSGMEG; encoded by the coding sequence ATGTTGCTCAGTACAATCGCCAGAAAGCTCGGCAACGACATCAAGACGTTCGCGACGATGCCCGCGCGGACGGTCCGCAAGTGGTCCTACACCGTGCAGGCCGTCCGTCGGGGCGAACTGCCCGCGTCCGAAGTCTTGAAAGTCATCCTCTCGACTATCGGGGCGACGCTCGTGGTGCTGGCACTGCTCTTTCCGATCTACTGGATTCTGATGGCGGCGCTCTCCGGCTCCGGAAGCTCGCTGTACACCTCCGAGAGCTTCTCACTACTCCCCTCGAACCCGACGGTCAAACCGTTCATCTGGGTTATCGGCGACCTCATCGTGCCGTCGTACTCGATCTCCGCCGCCATCCCGTTTACCGACCTCGCCTTCGTGTTCCAGACGCCGGGGATCGAAATTCTGGATGCCTCCGACTACGGCGTCGACCGCCCCTCGGAGTTCAAGCGCTTCCTCTGGAACAGCCTCATGGTAGCGATTCCGACCGTGCTGATCGCGATGTCGCTCATCATTCCGGCGGCCTACGCCCTCTCGCGGCGGGAGTTCCTGTTCCGCCGGAAGGTCCTGTTCCTCTACGTCCTGATGACGCAGGTCGGAGGCGGTCTCGGTGTCGCTTTGCTCATCGGGATGTACGCGCTGTACGTCCAGTTCGGCATCAACGACAGCAAGCTGGCGCTTGCGGTGTACTACGCGGCGACCGCCGTGCCGTTCAACACGTGGCTGCTGAAGACCTACATGGACGGCATCCCGGTCTCCTACGAGGAGGCCGCCGTCGTCGACGGCGCGCCGCCGTGGCGGGTCGTCACCGAGGTCATCATCCCGATGTCGACGGCCGGGCTGGCGACGGTGTTCATCTTCGTCTTCCTCACCGGGTGGACGGAGTTCGTCGTCGCCCAGACGCTACTCGGGACGGAGAACTACACGCTGCCGGTCGGCCTCTACGCGATGGTCGACGAGTACTCTATCCCGTGGGCGCGCTTCTCCGCGTTCGCGCTCTCCTTCGCCTCGCCGATCATGCTGGCGTATCTGTTCGCCCAGCGCTACATCGAGGGCGGCCTCTCCTTCAGCGGGATGGAAGGCTAG
- a CDS encoding cold-shock protein: MAKGTVDFFNDTGGYGFIDTEDADEDVFFHMEDIGGPDLEEGQELEFDIEQADKGPRANNVERL; this comes from the coding sequence ATGGCGAAAGGAACGGTTGATTTCTTCAACGACACTGGCGGTTACGGTTTCATCGATACTGAGGACGCGGACGAGGACGTCTTCTTCCACATGGAAGACATCGGCGGCCCGGACCTCGAGGAAGGACAGGAGCTCGAATTCGATATCGAGCAGGCGGACAAGGGTCCGCGAGCCAACAACGTGGAGCGGCTCTAA